One part of the Lapillicoccus jejuensis genome encodes these proteins:
- a CDS encoding FliI/YscN family ATPase encodes MTVLTATLADRAFAAVRPRPSGRVTELRGLQLGVRGLEAAVGDLLEVDATPTVLAEVVASTPQGLICLPLGSTTGLRAGAAVHAAGGPLRIRVGDALRGRVLDGLGRPVDGGPSLDALDLVTVDHPAPDALSRPRIDTQVGLGVRALDALTPVGRGQRVGIMAGSGVGKSSLLSMVARHTDAQISVIALVGERGREVREFIEQDLGPQGLARSVVVVATSDAPPVERLRAAFVATRIAEWFRDTGKDVVLMMDSLTRVAMAQREIGLAAGEPPATRGYPPSVFALLPGLLERAGTNVHGSITGLYTVLVEGDDLQDPVGDTARSILDGHVVLSRRLATSGHYPAVDVLESVSRVAGAVTTPQQRADAQRVRQLLAAHREVRELVEIGAYVAGADADADTALALLPQLNGFLRQPMDEADSVAATWARLHDLAAS; translated from the coding sequence ATGACCGTCCTCACCGCCACCCTCGCCGACCGCGCCTTCGCGGCCGTCCGACCGCGGCCGTCCGGTCGCGTGACCGAGCTGCGCGGGCTGCAGCTCGGCGTGCGCGGCCTCGAGGCCGCCGTCGGCGACCTCCTCGAGGTCGACGCCACCCCGACCGTCCTCGCCGAGGTCGTCGCCAGCACGCCGCAGGGGCTCATCTGCCTGCCCCTCGGCTCCACGACGGGTCTGCGCGCCGGCGCCGCGGTGCACGCCGCCGGCGGCCCCCTGCGGATCCGCGTCGGCGACGCCCTGCGCGGTCGCGTCCTCGACGGCCTCGGCCGCCCGGTCGACGGCGGCCCGTCGCTCGACGCGCTCGACCTCGTCACCGTCGACCACCCCGCCCCGGACGCCCTCTCCCGCCCGCGCATCGACACCCAGGTGGGTCTCGGCGTGCGCGCCCTGGACGCCCTGACCCCGGTGGGTCGCGGCCAGCGCGTCGGCATCATGGCCGGCTCGGGCGTCGGCAAGTCGAGCCTCCTGTCGATGGTCGCGCGGCACACCGACGCCCAGATCAGCGTCATCGCCCTGGTGGGCGAGCGCGGGCGCGAGGTCCGCGAGTTCATCGAGCAGGACCTCGGCCCGCAGGGCCTCGCCCGCTCGGTCGTCGTCGTCGCGACCTCGGACGCGCCTCCGGTGGAGCGGCTACGGGCGGCGTTCGTCGCCACCCGCATCGCCGAGTGGTTCCGCGACACCGGCAAGGACGTCGTGCTGATGATGGACAGCCTCACCCGCGTGGCGATGGCGCAGCGCGAGATCGGCCTCGCCGCGGGCGAGCCCCCGGCCACCCGCGGCTACCCGCCGAGCGTCTTCGCGCTGCTGCCGGGGCTGCTCGAGCGCGCCGGCACCAACGTCCACGGCAGCATCACCGGCCTCTACACCGTCCTCGTCGAGGGCGACGACCTGCAGGACCCGGTCGGCGACACCGCCCGCTCCATCCTCGACGGGCACGTCGTCCTCTCGCGGCGGCTCGCCACCTCCGGCCACTACCCCGCCGTCGACGTCCTCGAGTCGGTCTCCCGCGTGGCCGGCGCCGTGACGACGCCGCAGCAGCGCGCCGACGCCCAGCGCGTGCGCCAGCTGCTGGCGGCCCACCGCGAGGTCCGCGAGCTGGTCGAGATCGGCGCCTACGTCGCCGGCGCGGACGCCGACGCCGACACCGCCCTCGCGCTGCTGCCGCAGCTCAACGGCTTCCTGCGCCAGCCCATGGACGAGGCCGACTCCGTCGCCGCGACCTGGGCCCGTCTGCACGACCTGGCGGCGTCGTGA
- the fliG gene encoding flagellar motor switch protein FliG — MNALAPVLSSGVHKAAVLLVQLGKEKAAGILSHLGEAEVEAISAEIARLQVIDSGESTAVMSEFRDLMTARAHVAQGGIDVAQQLLRESFGEERAAEITERLKHASARKPFALVAAIEPAQLLSFIVDEHPQVVALVIAHLSPDRAATLLSGLPPDRQAQVAHRIAVMDRTTPETVRMVESILERKLSAVLQPTELSRVGGLDPLVTIINRADRSTERQIVEGLESLDAHLAEQVRSRMFMFEDVVTLEDRSVQLVLRQVEAGNLAMALKGVSDAVRDKITKNLSERAAMDLLDEVELLGAVRLTQVEEAQQAVIRVIRELEAQGQLLIRRGSDDDFIT; from the coding sequence GTGAACGCCCTCGCCCCCGTGCTGAGCAGCGGCGTGCACAAGGCCGCCGTCCTGCTCGTCCAGCTCGGCAAGGAGAAGGCCGCCGGCATCCTCAGCCACCTCGGCGAGGCCGAGGTCGAAGCCATCTCCGCGGAGATCGCCCGGCTGCAGGTCATCGACTCCGGTGAGAGCACCGCAGTCATGTCCGAGTTCCGCGACCTCATGACGGCTCGCGCCCACGTCGCCCAGGGCGGCATCGACGTCGCCCAGCAGCTGCTGCGCGAGTCCTTCGGCGAGGAGCGGGCCGCCGAGATCACCGAGCGGCTCAAGCACGCCTCGGCCCGCAAGCCGTTCGCGCTCGTCGCCGCCATCGAGCCGGCCCAGCTCCTGTCGTTCATCGTCGACGAGCACCCGCAGGTCGTCGCCCTCGTCATCGCCCACCTGTCGCCCGACCGCGCGGCGACCCTGCTCTCCGGCCTGCCCCCGGACCGCCAGGCCCAGGTGGCGCACCGGATCGCGGTCATGGACCGCACGACCCCGGAGACGGTCCGGATGGTCGAGTCGATCCTCGAGCGCAAGCTCTCCGCCGTCCTGCAGCCGACCGAGCTGTCCCGCGTCGGCGGCCTGGACCCGCTCGTGACGATCATCAACCGCGCCGACCGCTCGACCGAGCGCCAGATCGTCGAGGGCCTCGAGTCCCTGGACGCCCACCTGGCCGAGCAGGTGCGCAGCCGGATGTTCATGTTCGAGGACGTCGTCACGCTCGAGGACCGCTCGGTGCAGCTCGTGCTGCGCCAGGTCGAGGCGGGCAACCTCGCCATGGCGCTCAAGGGCGTCAGCGACGCGGTGCGCGACAAGATCACCAAGAACCTCTCGGAGCGGGCCGCGATGGACCTGCTCGACGAGGTCGAGCTGCTGGGCGCCGTGCGCCTCACCCAGGTCGAGGAGGCCCAGCAGGCCGTCATCCGGGTCATCCGCGAGCTCGAGGCCCAGGGCCAGCTGCTCATCCGCCGAGGGAGCGACGATGACTTCATCACCTGA
- the fliF gene encoding flagellar basal-body MS-ring/collar protein FliF has product MTALKDSVQRAVRRYADVFRAFTPGQKVTAILGTAALLFGAVLLYGWVSAPQYAPLFTNMSPKDASAVVAKLDAQGTKYQISGGGGTILVPQDEVYKDRIALSGDGLPSGADGGYSLLDNQSLSTSDFQQQVTYKRAMEGELSKTLGAMDGVSAAVVHLALPSKQVFSDTQDPTTASVLLDVKPGVTLDDTQVQAVVHLVASSIDGLDPAKVTVADQAGHLLSSPTDAGAGGLAAATRDKQTTAFEAAQTQRIQAILDRVVGPGNGTVQVSADLNYDQATSSSTTYKKADPNGLSTSQTTTSEDYKGAGGTGAGSSGAGIVGPDGQLQTGSVGTTGTSSGQSTYSKKSATSDQALDTTVTNTVVAPGTVKSLHVGIVLDQRKVGSVDVNALQQSIASAVGYDTKRGDTMSLAQLPFDRSSEKAAAAELAAQTAADQQAQLMGYVKTGLPVLLLAVLLLVGWLRARKRAKAREEATEYVVGQLREEAALRAAMARDLADAAPARDRGVDEDEALRRELESLVEGQPEDVASLLRGWLVERPS; this is encoded by the coding sequence ATGACCGCCCTCAAGGACTCCGTGCAGCGGGCCGTGCGGCGGTACGCCGACGTCTTCCGCGCCTTCACGCCGGGTCAGAAGGTCACCGCGATCCTCGGGACCGCGGCCCTGCTCTTCGGCGCCGTGCTCCTCTACGGCTGGGTCTCGGCCCCGCAGTACGCCCCGCTCTTCACGAACATGTCCCCCAAGGACGCCTCGGCGGTCGTCGCCAAGCTCGACGCCCAGGGCACGAAGTACCAGATCAGCGGGGGTGGCGGCACGATCCTCGTCCCGCAGGACGAGGTCTACAAGGACCGCATCGCCCTCAGCGGCGACGGCCTGCCGTCGGGCGCCGACGGCGGCTACTCGCTCCTGGACAACCAGAGCCTGTCGACCTCCGACTTCCAGCAGCAGGTCACCTACAAGCGGGCCATGGAGGGCGAGCTGTCCAAGACGCTCGGCGCGATGGACGGCGTCAGCGCCGCCGTCGTGCACCTGGCCCTGCCGAGCAAGCAGGTCTTCTCCGACACCCAGGACCCGACCACCGCGTCGGTGCTGCTCGACGTCAAGCCCGGCGTCACCCTCGACGACACGCAGGTCCAGGCCGTCGTGCACCTCGTCGCCTCGAGCATCGACGGTCTCGACCCGGCCAAGGTCACCGTGGCGGACCAGGCGGGCCACCTGCTCTCCTCCCCCACCGACGCCGGCGCCGGCGGGCTGGCCGCCGCGACCCGCGACAAGCAGACGACCGCCTTCGAGGCCGCGCAGACGCAGCGGATCCAGGCGATCCTCGACCGCGTCGTCGGCCCGGGCAACGGGACCGTCCAGGTGAGCGCCGACCTCAACTACGACCAGGCGACCTCGTCCTCGACGACGTACAAGAAGGCCGACCCGAACGGGCTCTCGACCTCGCAGACGACGACGAGCGAGGACTACAAGGGCGCCGGCGGCACCGGGGCCGGCTCCTCCGGCGCCGGCATCGTCGGCCCCGACGGCCAGCTGCAGACCGGCTCGGTCGGCACGACGGGCACCTCGAGCGGCCAGTCGACCTACTCCAAGAAGTCCGCGACCTCCGACCAGGCGCTCGACACGACGGTGACCAACACCGTCGTCGCCCCGGGCACCGTCAAGTCGCTGCACGTCGGGATCGTCCTGGACCAGAGGAAGGTCGGCTCCGTCGACGTCAACGCGCTGCAGCAGTCGATCGCCTCGGCCGTCGGCTACGACACCAAGCGCGGCGACACGATGAGCCTGGCCCAGCTGCCCTTCGACCGCAGCTCCGAGAAGGCCGCCGCGGCCGAGCTCGCCGCCCAGACCGCCGCCGACCAGCAGGCCCAGCTCATGGGCTACGTCAAGACCGGCTTGCCGGTGCTCCTGCTCGCGGTCCTGCTCCTCGTCGGCTGGCTGCGCGCCCGCAAGCGCGCCAAGGCCCGCGAGGAGGCCACCGAGTACGTCGTCGGCCAGCTGCGCGAGGAGGCCGCCCTGCGGGCCGCCATGGCGCGCGACCTCGCCGACGCCGCCCCCGCCCGGGACCGGGGCGTCGACGAGGACGAGGCGCTGCGGCGTGAGCTCGAGTCGCTCGTCGAAGGCCAGCCCGAGGACGTCGCCTCGCTCCTGCGCGGCTGGCTCGTGGAGCGTCCCTCGTGA
- the fliE gene encoding flagellar hook-basal body complex protein FliE, which translates to MSISPIGGVGFTPYVPPVVAPTVADPTTSGAGGVSAPSGSGFGQMLVDGIDHLQQVQGTSDKLAVQAATGDLTAIHQYTIAATEASVTTQLTVAMRNKALEAFNEIMRMPVG; encoded by the coding sequence ATGAGCATCTCCCCGATCGGCGGTGTCGGCTTCACGCCGTACGTCCCGCCCGTGGTGGCCCCGACGGTCGCCGACCCCACGACGTCCGGTGCCGGTGGGGTGTCCGCGCCCTCCGGCTCGGGCTTCGGCCAGATGCTCGTCGACGGCATCGACCACCTCCAGCAGGTGCAGGGCACGAGCGACAAGCTGGCCGTCCAGGCCGCCACCGGTGACCTCACCGCGATCCACCAGTACACGATCGCCGCGACCGAGGCCTCGGTGACGACGCAGCTGACCGTCGCCATGCGCAACAAGGCCCTCGAGGCGTTCAACGAGATCATGCGGATGCCGGTCGGATGA
- a CDS encoding flagellar basal body rod protein FlgC: MSAFDMLRIAGTGLGVHQTWLDALADNIANANTVRRTSQSAYQAKMVEATSLANGGVGVSGIAVSSAQGRLVNMPDSPLADANGNVRLPDMDMASQMTQLVIAQRGFQASVQVTKNAQETYSSALQIGRGA; encoded by the coding sequence ATGAGCGCCTTCGACATGCTCCGCATCGCCGGCACCGGCCTCGGCGTGCACCAGACCTGGCTCGACGCGCTGGCCGACAACATCGCCAACGCCAACACCGTCCGGCGCACGTCGCAGTCGGCGTACCAGGCCAAGATGGTCGAGGCGACCTCGCTCGCCAACGGCGGCGTCGGCGTCTCCGGCATCGCCGTCAGCTCGGCGCAGGGGCGCCTGGTCAACATGCCCGACAGCCCGCTGGCCGACGCGAACGGCAACGTGCGCCTGCCCGACATGGACATGGCCAGCCAGATGACCCAGCTCGTCATCGCGCAGCGGGGCTTCCAGGCCTCCGTGCAGGTGACCAAGAACGCGCAGGAGACCTACTCCTCCGCCCTGCAGATCGGACGCGGCGCATGA
- the flgB gene encoding flagellar basal body rod protein FlgB, whose translation MSLVVSDAVGRILSAALDGVTMNQNAIADNIANVDTPHFRATHVDFQSALSAAVADGSAADGRFTAAPQVVPTDTPVGADGNNVDLRTETMAAAQSQYQYQTLTRAISDRFALVHDAVSGA comes from the coding sequence GTGTCCCTGGTCGTCTCCGACGCCGTCGGGCGGATCCTGTCCGCCGCCCTGGACGGCGTGACCATGAACCAGAACGCCATCGCGGACAACATCGCGAACGTCGACACCCCCCACTTCCGGGCCACGCACGTCGACTTCCAGTCCGCACTCTCGGCCGCCGTCGCCGACGGCAGCGCGGCCGACGGCCGGTTCACGGCCGCACCGCAGGTCGTCCCGACCGACACCCCGGTGGGGGCGGACGGCAACAACGTCGACCTGCGCACCGAGACGATGGCCGCCGCGCAGAGCCAGTACCAGTACCAGACGCTGACCCGCGCGATCAGCGACCGGTTCGCCCTGGTCCACGACGCCGTGAGCGGTGCGTGA
- the fliS gene encoding flagellar export chaperone FliS, with protein MPVNPLQAYVSASVSTASPQALLLMLCDRMVLDVERAAFALESSDLPATHRHLVHAQAIVSELETSLRPEAMPAGEQLAALYRYVNTLLMRANVAKDPALVAEAHGLVTGIARTWHDAAAVLAGASPLALAATA; from the coding sequence ATGCCCGTGAACCCCCTCCAGGCCTACGTCTCGGCCTCGGTGAGCACCGCGAGCCCGCAGGCCCTGCTGCTCATGCTCTGCGACCGGATGGTCCTCGACGTCGAGCGCGCGGCCTTCGCCCTCGAGTCCTCCGACCTGCCCGCCACCCACCGGCACCTCGTGCACGCCCAGGCGATCGTCTCCGAGCTCGAGACCAGCCTGCGCCCCGAGGCGATGCCGGCCGGCGAGCAGCTCGCCGCGCTCTACCGCTACGTCAACACCCTGCTCATGCGCGCCAACGTCGCCAAGGACCCGGCGCTCGTCGCCGAGGCCCACGGCCTCGTCACCGGCATCGCCCGCACCTGGCACGACGCCGCCGCGGTCCTCGCCGGCGCCTCCCCGCTCGCCCTGGCGGCGACGGCGTGA
- the fliD gene encoding flagellar filament capping protein FliD, translated as MSTISSTGSTSSISGLASGLDTASIISQLMQLEAIPQNRLKAQLSSEQTALTSLQSLNAKVASFAIQAKAAATAASWAPTQVTSSLAGVAVSATGTGGASLDLHVQQVASAARVSFGTTVRSSDVVVTTGVPAQLTVGGTTSTLTTGDGTIGSIAAAINNGGYGVTATTITQADGTQRLLIQSSTTGAQALSLTGVDGLGTATTTAGQDAQIVVGSDTLSSPTNTFSAVSGLSITVSAAAVGQDAHVAVTNDPTAARAQAKSLVDNLNAILDQADAGTAYNAASKTQGPLGDDGAVGSLQTALFRSVFPTDGTTLASVGIQTDRYGRLTFDPAAFDKAYQGDPGSVAKALGGPTGFAARIQTVADAASNSVSGSLTASVTSRNSEIRRTQAGIADWDVRLQLKQQTLTTTYTALETALSKLNSQSSWLTSQLNSLNGTSSSSK; from the coding sequence ATGAGCACTATCAGCAGCACGGGAAGCACCAGCAGCATCAGTGGGCTGGCCAGTGGCCTGGACACCGCGTCCATCATCAGCCAGCTCATGCAGCTGGAGGCCATTCCCCAGAACCGACTGAAGGCCCAGCTGTCGTCCGAGCAGACGGCGCTCACGTCCCTGCAGTCGCTCAACGCCAAGGTCGCGTCGTTCGCGATCCAGGCGAAGGCGGCTGCCACGGCTGCGAGCTGGGCCCCCACCCAGGTGACCTCGTCCCTGGCCGGTGTCGCGGTCAGTGCCACGGGCACGGGCGGCGCGAGCCTCGACCTGCACGTCCAGCAGGTCGCGAGCGCCGCCCGTGTCTCGTTCGGCACCACGGTCCGCTCCTCCGACGTCGTCGTCACGACGGGCGTCCCCGCCCAGCTGACCGTCGGCGGGACCACCAGCACCCTCACCACCGGCGACGGCACGATCGGCTCGATCGCCGCCGCCATCAACAACGGCGGGTACGGCGTCACCGCGACGACGATCACCCAGGCCGACGGCACCCAGCGGCTGCTCATCCAGTCGAGCACGACCGGCGCCCAGGCGCTGTCGCTCACCGGGGTCGACGGTCTCGGCACCGCGACGACGACCGCCGGCCAGGACGCCCAGATCGTCGTCGGCAGCGACACCCTGTCCTCGCCGACCAACACCTTCTCCGCCGTCTCGGGGCTGAGCATCACGGTCAGCGCCGCGGCGGTCGGCCAGGACGCCCACGTCGCGGTGACCAACGACCCCACCGCGGCCCGCGCCCAGGCCAAGTCGCTCGTCGACAACCTCAACGCGATCCTCGACCAGGCCGACGCCGGCACCGCCTACAACGCGGCGAGCAAGACCCAGGGCCCCCTGGGCGACGACGGTGCGGTCGGCTCGCTGCAGACCGCGCTCTTCCGCAGCGTCTTCCCCACCGACGGCACCACGTTGGCCTCGGTCGGCATCCAGACCGACCGCTACGGCCGGCTGACCTTCGACCCGGCCGCCTTCGACAAGGCCTACCAGGGCGACCCGGGCTCGGTGGCCAAGGCGCTCGGCGGGCCGACCGGCTTCGCCGCACGGATCCAGACGGTCGCCGACGCCGCGAGCAACAGCGTCTCCGGCTCCCTGACCGCGTCGGTGACCAGCCGCAACTCCGAGATCCGCCGCACCCAGGCCGGCATCGCCGACTGGGACGTGCGCCTCCAGCTCAAGCAGCAGACGCTGACGACGACGTACACGGCGCTGGAGACCGCGCTGAGCAAGCTCAACAGCCAGTCGTCCTGGCTGACCAGCCAGCTCAACTCGCTCAACGGCACCTCCTCGTCGTCCAAGTGA
- a CDS encoding flagellin, with protein MSLRINSNIDALNAYRNLSTTQNSLSGSLEKLSSGFRINKAADDAAGLAISQGLQQQIGGLQVGVRNAQDGISVAQTADGALTEVQSMLQRMSDLSVQYNNGTQDATSQAALTAEFTKLQTEIGTTTTAANFNGVQLFTGNALSFQVGSGSTDTLSISTTALAQVDVSALDITSTTASTDVKAAIDTISAQRAEIGATQNLFQHRINSTNVAITNLTASKSQLTDTDMAAEMVNFTRSNILSQAGTSMLAQANQVSQGVLKLLG; from the coding sequence ATGTCTCTCCGCATCAACTCCAACATCGACGCCCTCAACGCGTACCGCAACCTCTCGACCACGCAGAACTCCCTCTCGGGTTCGCTCGAGAAGCTGTCGAGCGGCTTCCGGATCAACAAGGCCGCCGACGACGCCGCCGGCCTCGCGATCTCCCAGGGTCTGCAGCAGCAGATCGGCGGCCTGCAGGTCGGCGTCCGCAACGCCCAGGACGGCATCTCGGTCGCGCAGACCGCGGACGGCGCCCTGACCGAGGTCCAGTCCATGCTCCAGCGCATGTCGGACCTGTCCGTGCAGTACAACAACGGCACGCAGGACGCGACCTCCCAGGCCGCCCTGACCGCCGAGTTCACCAAGCTCCAGACGGAGATCGGGACCACCACCACGGCCGCGAACTTCAACGGCGTCCAGCTCTTCACGGGCAACGCGCTGTCGTTCCAGGTCGGCTCGGGCTCGACCGACACGCTGTCGATCTCGACGACCGCCCTCGCGCAGGTCGACGTCTCCGCGCTCGACATCACCTCGACGACCGCCAGCACCGACGTCAAGGCCGCGATCGACACCATCTCCGCCCAGCGCGCCGAGATCGGTGCCACGCAGAACCTGTTCCAGCACCGCATCAACAGCACCAACGTCGCGATCACCAACCTGACCGCGTCGAAGTCCCAGCTCACCGACACCGACATGGCGGCCGAGATGGTCAACTTCACCCGCAGCAACATCCTGTCCCAGGCCGGCACCTCGATGCTCGCCCAGGCGAACCAGGTCTCGCAGGGCGTCCTCAAGCTGCTCGGCTGA
- a CDS encoding sigma-70 family RNA polymerase sigma factor: MPAATLPLLATAGHPHVLQAHRTDVTGAAPTRDQLVTDHLPLVGHIVRETMSRLPQHVQRDDLTSAGMLALVQAAQAFDAQRGVPFAAYAATRIRGAVLDELRRVDWASRAVRRTARDLDETRARLAPALGRVPTTAEVAAALGVAVEDVVRNQDDVARASVLSIEGTEDIEGRVGPARTPNPAEVVEHEELLTYLMEAVAELPERLRAVVTGYFVEERPMAELALELGVTESRISQMRAEALVLLRGVLHRELDPELEQAPARPQGCVARRREAYYAAVATRHALGVRRLAGSDLDATA, encoded by the coding sequence ATGCCCGCTGCGACCCTCCCCCTCCTCGCTACGGCAGGCCACCCCCACGTCCTCCAGGCCCACCGCACGGACGTCACCGGCGCTGCCCCCACCCGTGACCAGCTCGTCACCGACCACCTCCCCCTGGTCGGTCACATCGTCCGCGAGACGATGAGCCGCCTGCCCCAGCACGTCCAGCGCGACGACCTCACGTCGGCCGGGATGCTCGCCCTCGTCCAGGCCGCCCAGGCCTTCGACGCCCAGCGCGGGGTGCCGTTCGCGGCCTACGCCGCCACCCGCATCCGCGGCGCCGTGCTCGACGAGCTGCGCCGCGTCGACTGGGCCTCCCGCGCCGTGCGCCGCACCGCCCGCGACCTCGACGAGACCCGCGCCCGCCTGGCGCCGGCCCTCGGGCGCGTGCCCACCACCGCCGAGGTCGCCGCCGCGCTCGGCGTCGCGGTCGAGGACGTCGTGCGCAACCAGGACGACGTCGCCCGCGCCAGCGTCCTGTCCATCGAGGGCACGGAGGACATCGAGGGCCGCGTCGGCCCCGCCCGCACCCCGAACCCCGCCGAGGTCGTCGAGCACGAGGAGCTGCTCACCTACCTCATGGAGGCCGTCGCCGAGCTGCCCGAGCGCCTGCGCGCGGTCGTCACCGGCTACTTCGTCGAGGAGCGGCCGATGGCCGAGCTCGCCCTCGAGCTGGGCGTCACCGAGTCGCGCATCTCGCAGATGCGCGCCGAGGCCCTCGTCCTCCTGCGCGGCGTCCTGCACCGCGAGCTCGACCCCGAGCTCGAGCAGGCGCCCGCCCGCCCCCAGGGCTGCGTCGCCCGGCGTCGCGAGGCGTACTACGCCGCCGTCGCCACCCGGCACGCCCTCGGGGTCCGGCGCCTCGCCGGCTCCGACCTCGACGCGACGGCCTGA
- the flgN gene encoding flagellar export chaperone FlgN has protein sequence MEKLSQVLWRERELLDTLLYHLEVERLVLGAGRTPWLARASDDVERDLLRLRETEILRSVVAEEAAAELGMPPSPSLRALADSVEEPWHSILVDHRDAFVALSREISLVADDNRTLLSSGLRWAREALLAVDEETVQGYGRDGTLVAAPSASRLVDRSL, from the coding sequence GTGGAGAAGCTGTCACAGGTCCTGTGGCGCGAGCGCGAGCTCCTGGACACGTTGCTCTACCACCTCGAGGTGGAGCGACTCGTCCTCGGCGCCGGCCGGACGCCGTGGCTGGCCCGCGCCAGCGACGACGTCGAGCGCGACCTGCTGCGCCTGCGCGAGACCGAGATCCTGCGCTCCGTCGTGGCCGAGGAGGCCGCGGCCGAGCTGGGCATGCCCCCCAGCCCGAGCCTGCGCGCGCTCGCCGACTCGGTCGAGGAGCCCTGGCACTCGATCCTCGTCGACCACCGCGACGCCTTCGTCGCGCTCAGCCGCGAGATCTCGCTCGTCGCCGACGACAACCGCACCCTGCTCTCCTCGGGCCTGCGCTGGGCCCGCGAGGCGCTGCTCGCCGTCGACGAGGAGACGGTCCAGGGCTACGGCCGCGACGGCACCCTCGTCGCCGCCCCCAGCGCCAGCCGCCTCGTGGACCGGAGCCTGTGA
- the flgK gene encoding flagellar hook-associated protein FlgK, with protein sequence MTGTFATFNTAASALRYAQVSLDVASSNIANSTTAGYTRRRVEAGALAAPSVPAMWSRYDGHGDGVTVAGVTRMSDALLDARVRTEHGNQGSLDVQQTGLEQLESSINEPGPSGVAAALGDFRAAMHDLANDPGPSSAARSNLLGKARILAAAVSSQSSHLDATALTVGQQLAAQVKETNTVAASLADTNKAISAGTLAGADVSSLLDTRDTLTLRLSELTGGTTSLRPDGSADVAVGGVSLVSGPVASTLSVASGLAADGTPTGAPVTFAVTAPAGAPVATTSPLGGQSGGSTQLLNVAIPTYRAGLDAVAKNLADSVNAQQQAGYDAAGAAGTPLFAYDPANPSGSLTVALSDPTKLAASSIPGGGLDGSNATAMAAPTSVESSYRELVTGLGNQVQAAQRAASNQQVLTTQFDASREQQAGVNVDEETVTMLQSQRTYEAAAKVMSTLDSVLDTIINRMGV encoded by the coding sequence ATGACCGGCACCTTCGCCACCTTCAACACCGCCGCGAGCGCCCTGCGCTACGCCCAGGTGTCGCTCGACGTCGCCAGCAGCAACATCGCCAACTCGACGACGGCCGGCTACACCCGCCGTCGGGTCGAGGCGGGCGCGCTCGCCGCCCCGTCGGTGCCGGCCATGTGGTCGCGCTACGACGGTCACGGAGACGGGGTCACCGTCGCCGGCGTCACCCGGATGTCCGACGCGCTGCTCGACGCCCGCGTGCGTACCGAGCACGGCAACCAGGGCTCCCTCGACGTCCAGCAGACGGGCCTCGAGCAGCTCGAGTCCTCGATCAACGAGCCCGGCCCGAGCGGCGTCGCCGCCGCGCTCGGCGACTTCCGCGCCGCGATGCACGACCTGGCCAACGACCCCGGCCCGAGCTCGGCCGCCCGGTCCAACCTGCTCGGCAAGGCGAGGATCCTCGCCGCCGCGGTCTCGAGCCAGAGCAGCCACCTCGACGCGACCGCCCTGACCGTCGGCCAGCAGCTCGCCGCCCAGGTCAAGGAGACCAACACGGTCGCCGCGAGCCTCGCCGACACGAACAAGGCCATCTCCGCCGGCACGCTCGCGGGAGCCGACGTCAGCAGCCTGCTGGACACCCGGGACACGCTGACGCTGCGCCTCTCCGAGCTGACCGGTGGGACGACGAGCCTGCGCCCGGACGGCAGCGCCGACGTCGCCGTCGGCGGCGTGTCCCTCGTCTCCGGCCCGGTGGCCTCGACCCTGTCGGTCGCCTCCGGCCTCGCCGCCGACGGCACCCCGACCGGGGCCCCGGTCACCTTCGCCGTCACCGCCCCCGCCGGCGCGCCGGTGGCCACGACCAGCCCCCTCGGCGGCCAGTCCGGCGGCAGCACGCAGCTGCTCAACGTCGCCATCCCGACCTACCGCGCCGGCCTCGACGCCGTCGCGAAGAACCTCGCCGACAGCGTCAACGCCCAGCAGCAGGCCGGGTACGACGCCGCCGGTGCCGCCGGGACGCCGCTCTTCGCCTACGACCCGGCGAACCCGTCCGGCTCGCTCACCGTCGCCCTCTCCGACCCGACGAAGCTCGCCGCCTCGTCGATCCCCGGTGGGGGACTGGACGGCTCCAACGCGACGGCCATGGCCGCGCCGACCTCCGTCGAGTCGTCGTACCGCGAGCTGGTCACCGGCCTCGGCAACCAGGTGCAGGCGGCCCAGCGGGCGGCCTCCAACCAGCAGGTCCTCACGACCCAGTTCGACGCCAGCCGCGAGCAGCAGGCGGGCGTCAACGTCGACGAGGAGACCGTGACCATGCTGCAGAGCCAGCGCACGTACGAGGCCGCGGCCAAGGTCATGAGCACCCTCGACTCGGTGCTCGACACGATCATCAACCGGATGGGGGTCTGA